DNA sequence from the Lysobacter silvisoli genome:
TGCCGGCCACCGGCGGTACCGTCTACGTGCCCGCGGGCGATTACGTGATCGATCCCGTGCGCAAGCTCTACCTGCGCAGCAAAATGCACCTGCAGCTGGCCGACGGCGCGCGCCTGCTGGCCAAACGCAACGACGCCGAGCGCGCCTACGTGCTCATGGTCTACAAGGTCAGCGACGTGGAGATCTCCGGCGGCCGCATCGTCGGCGACCGCGACAACCACCTGGGCACCAGCGGTGAGTGGGGCCACGGCATCATGGTGCGCGGCGCCTCGCGCGTGACCATCCGCGATATCCATCTGTCCAAATGCTGGGGCGACGGCATCTCCGTCGGCGGCGCCATCGTCACCAACCAGCCCACCGTGCCCTCGCAGGGCGTGGTGATCGCCAACGTGGTGTCCACCGGCAACCGCCGCCAGGGCCTGTCCATCGGCCGCTCCAGCGAGGTCAAAGTCTACGACTCCGAGTTCAGCTACAACACCGGCATCGCGCCGGGCTGCGGCATCGACATCGAGCCCGACGCCAACGACCTGGGCACCACGACCACGGTGCACGTCGAAAACTGCCTGATCCACCGCAACCAGGGCAACGGCATTCAGGTCTATAAGCGGGTTAAGGGCGTCACCATCAAGCGCTGCACCATCGAGTACAACGGCGGCTACGGCATCCTGACCATCGCCCCGGTCAGCGGCTACATCGCCCAGAACCGCATCTCCCACAACCATCTGATGGGCGTGATGCTGCGCTCGGCCACCACTTCCTACCAGGTCAGCGGCAACGTGTTCCGCAACAACCATACCCGCATGCATGGGGTGAACACGACCGATCTGCCGCTGACGTCGTTGACCGGCCTGATCGGCGGCAACAACGGCAACGGCGCGCATATTCAGGCCACGACCGACTGCGTGGACCTGCGCGTGACGACAAACTCGTACGCCAAGTGAACGGCGGCGGCGCGATGCGCCGCCGCTTTTCGCGCCACTGCTCGTTCTGAATGCGACGCAGGTCCGCCTGCGTTCGCAGCGCGCGCAACGAAGCGCGCGATCGCGCGCCGTCGTTGCGTGAACGGGGTTGGTTCATTCATTCGCAACGCGAAGAAGTGATCGCGATGTAAAGGCCGCGGAAAAGCGCGTGGCTACAATCGCCGCTCCCCCGACGTCCGAATTCGACCGCCGCATCGCCGCAACACCGCTGCACGCGATGCGCGACCGACCTTGCCGATGCGCATAGTGCTGTTCGCGAACACCGACTGGTATCTGTACAACTTTCGACTGGCGATGGCTCTGCAGCTGCGCGACCGCGGCGCCGAGGTGGTGATGCTGTCGCCACCGGGCAGCTTCGGCGAGCGCTTCCGCAGCCACGGCCTGCGCTGGCTGACCTTGCCGATGGACCGCGCCGGGCTCAATCCCTGGCGTGAGCTGGGCACCCTGCAGCGCTTGTTCCAACTGTTGCGCAGCGAGCAGCCCGACCTGCTGCACA
Encoded proteins:
- a CDS encoding right-handed parallel beta-helix repeat-containing protein, whose translation is MKPARMGGAVPSRRDFLRKSLLLSVPAVLGYAALPKLAFAATGATPTDAYVPPVRARGSAVLNVRDHGVYGDGDHDDTTAFQAVIDALPATGGTVYVPAGDYVIDPVRKLYLRSKMHLQLADGARLLAKRNDAERAYVLMVYKVSDVEISGGRIVGDRDNHLGTSGEWGHGIMVRGASRVTIRDIHLSKCWGDGISVGGAIVTNQPTVPSQGVVIANVVSTGNRRQGLSIGRSSEVKVYDSEFSYNTGIAPGCGIDIEPDANDLGTTTTVHVENCLIHRNQGNGIQVYKRVKGVTIKRCTIEYNGGYGILTIAPVSGYIAQNRISHNHLMGVMLRSATTSYQVSGNVFRNNHTRMHGVNTTDLPLTSLTGLIGGNNGNGAHIQATTDCVDLRVTTNSYAK